One Owenweeksia hongkongensis DSM 17368 genomic region harbors:
- a CDS encoding lysophospholipid acyltransferase family protein, producing MNIISAALSSIWKVWYYTTILIAILMLFPLLVITSANPAWYKSFFYLSRVWAWTVLLLSGFIPKTTWLQKPDRDGIYIICANHTSMIDIMMTLALFPNCFLFIGKKELAKLPLFGYFYKKTNLLVDRKSMRSRKTVFDRAAVKIDEGYGLCIFPEGGVPDTDVMLAPFKTGAFRLAVNKQITIIPVSFLDNKKHLPFDFTKGGPGVLRAVVHPFIEPKGAEEHEVEILMEKCREAILSGLGSVSQNLELSK from the coding sequence GTGAATATTATTAGCGCAGCATTATCGTCAATCTGGAAAGTGTGGTACTATACCACCATACTTATCGCCATCCTCATGCTTTTTCCACTTCTGGTTATTACATCTGCAAATCCTGCGTGGTATAAGTCATTCTTTTACCTGTCAAGGGTTTGGGCGTGGACGGTGCTTTTGCTTTCTGGGTTTATACCCAAAACTACCTGGTTGCAAAAACCTGATAGAGATGGTATTTATATTATTTGTGCCAACCACACTAGCATGATTGATATCATGATGACTTTGGCGCTTTTTCCAAATTGTTTCCTCTTTATTGGTAAAAAGGAATTGGCAAAACTCCCGCTTTTTGGATATTTCTATAAAAAGACGAACCTGCTTGTAGATCGTAAAAGTATGCGTAGCCGCAAAACAGTTTTTGATCGTGCGGCAGTAAAAATTGACGAAGGTTATGGCTTATGCATTTTCCCAGAAGGAGGTGTGCCAGATACGGATGTAATGTTGGCTCCTTTTAAAACAGGGGCCTTTCGCCTTGCCGTAAATAAGCAGATCACCATTATTCCGGTTTCTTTTCTTGATAATAAAAAACACCTGCCTTTTGATTTTACCAAAGGTGGTCCAGGAGTGTTGAGGGCTGTAGTGCACCCATTTATTGAGCCTAAAGGTGCCGAGGAGCATGAGGTGGAAATACTTATGGAAAAGTGCCGTGAAGCTATACTTTCTGGGTTGGGGAGTGTCTCACAAAACCTAGAATTGAGCAAATAA
- a CDS encoding MGMT family protein — MADDNFFERVYAVAKLIPYGRVTSYGAIAKFIGAPKSARMVGYAMNGSISEHDIPAHRVVNRNGILSGKSHFGGSRVMEQLLQSEGISVEDDQVQDFEKVFWDPFIELDRETFL, encoded by the coding sequence ATGGCTGATGACAACTTTTTTGAGCGCGTATATGCCGTAGCCAAACTCATCCCTTACGGAAGAGTGACGAGCTACGGGGCTATTGCCAAATTTATTGGTGCTCCAAAAAGTGCAAGAATGGTGGGCTACGCGATGAATGGTTCAATTAGCGAACACGATATTCCGGCTCACCGAGTGGTTAATCGAAATGGAATTTTGAGCGGCAAGTCACACTTTGGCGGAAGCCGCGTGATGGAGCAGTTGCTGCAAAGTGAAGGCATTTCAGTAGAGGATGATCAGGTACAGGATTTTGAAAAAGTGTTTTGGGATCCTTTTATTGAGTTGGATAGAGAAACGTTCTTGTAA
- a CDS encoding CotH kinase family protein — MKKYLIGLLAILALAACSELNVENKNLPGVNGITPTTISTKFSVANIECDQAEFDKMYRLYSRDLSVDARLFFYNQNGDLRLNATPAQIEVKGNGSASLVLKSIGIRFNHPLNNDSAQIFQPTRLINNHSVNTFHALRFRNSGQDFGRTMIKDIAYTELAIQAGLDFEMMYYEPVHVFINDEYYGLMNMRTENEAFGIAGLIDVPVSGITTMDSQMKDGEFEWESGPEEPSNELLEAIENKDWQEIEELVDMSSYIDYLIYEDYIGNRDWPNNNLRLYSSNGGRFRFMFYDSDWSADRPKDPELPKLEYDESGMASIYQSMKDAPAYRERFIARQKELYSFFSSEKFNTIVDRLATDIEDDIPYLISKYQKPESRMHWRQNIEILKREFERQDKYIRKKHKLD; from the coding sequence ATGAAAAAGTATTTGATTGGCCTATTGGCAATTTTGGCATTAGCCGCTTGCAGCGAGCTGAACGTGGAAAATAAAAACCTCCCAGGTGTTAATGGTATTACACCTACTACCATAAGCACTAAGTTTAGTGTGGCAAACATTGAGTGCGACCAGGCGGAGTTTGATAAAATGTACAGGCTTTATTCCCGTGATTTAAGTGTCGATGCGCGCCTTTTCTTTTACAATCAAAATGGAGATCTACGTCTAAATGCCACTCCTGCTCAAATAGAAGTTAAGGGCAACGGATCGGCTTCTTTGGTATTAAAATCTATAGGCATACGCTTCAATCACCCCTTGAATAATGATAGTGCTCAAATCTTTCAACCTACACGTTTGATAAATAATCACTCGGTGAACACTTTTCACGCCTTACGTTTCCGCAATAGCGGCCAAGATTTTGGGCGAACCATGATCAAGGATATTGCCTATACTGAGCTGGCCATTCAGGCGGGCTTAGATTTTGAGATGATGTATTATGAACCCGTTCATGTATTTATAAATGATGAATACTATGGGCTTATGAATATGCGAACCGAAAATGAAGCCTTTGGAATTGCCGGGCTGATTGATGTGCCTGTTTCAGGTATTACCACCATGGATAGCCAAATGAAGGATGGTGAGTTTGAATGGGAATCCGGGCCAGAAGAACCTTCGAACGAATTACTTGAGGCGATTGAAAACAAAGACTGGCAGGAGATTGAAGAATTGGTGGACATGTCTTCCTACATCGACTATTTGATTTATGAAGATTATATCGGCAACCGCGACTGGCCAAACAATAACCTACGCTTATATAGCTCAAATGGCGGTCGGTTCAGGTTTATGTTTTATGATTCTGATTGGTCTGCAGATAGGCCAAAAGATCCCGAGCTTCCAAAACTCGAATATGATGAAAGTGGGATGGCTTCTATTTACCAAAGTATGAAAGATGCTCCCGCTTATCGCGAGAGATTTATAGCACGGCAAAAAGAGCTTTACTCATTTTTTAGTTCTGAAAAGTTTAACACCATAGTAGATCGCTTGGCTACAGATATTGAAGATGACATCCCTTATTTGATTTCAAAATATCAAAAGCCGGAAAGCCGCATGCATTGGAGACAAAATATTGAAATACTGAAGCGCGAATTTGAACGACAGGACAAGTATATAAGGAAGAAACACAAGCTCGATTGA
- the trpS gene encoding tryptophan--tRNA ligase yields MARVLTGIQSSGRPHLGNILGAIVPAIELAENDKNESFIFIANMHSLTTEKDGETRKHNVYAVAAAWLAFGLDTDRNVFYRQSDLPEVAELTWYLNCFTPYPMLANAHSFKDKSDRLSDVNAGLFDYPVLMAADILLYDAEVVPVGKDQKQHLEITRDIASALNNKMGEEILILPESAIREDVMTIPGTDGQKMSKSYGNIIDVFLPPKQLKKQVMSIETDSTPLEEPKDPDTCNVFALYKIIGTEDQVAEMRANYLGGNYGYGHAKLALLNLITEKYAPQREKFSHYMENTHLIEEQLQKGAEKARPIAREVLGRVRSKLGF; encoded by the coding sequence ATGGCCAGAGTACTTACAGGAATACAAAGCAGCGGAAGACCTCATCTTGGAAACATTTTGGGAGCAATCGTCCCTGCTATTGAATTAGCTGAAAACGACAAAAACGAGTCTTTCATTTTTATTGCCAACATGCATTCCCTCACTACAGAGAAGGATGGCGAAACGCGCAAACATAATGTATATGCCGTAGCTGCCGCCTGGCTAGCCTTTGGTTTAGATACCGATCGCAATGTGTTTTATCGTCAAAGTGATTTGCCTGAAGTAGCTGAACTTACCTGGTATTTAAATTGCTTTACGCCTTATCCTATGTTGGCCAATGCGCATTCATTTAAAGATAAAAGTGATCGCCTTAGTGACGTGAATGCTGGTCTTTTTGATTACCCGGTTTTAATGGCAGCCGACATCCTTTTGTATGATGCTGAAGTAGTGCCTGTGGGGAAAGACCAAAAGCAACACCTTGAAATCACCCGTGACATTGCCAGTGCCCTGAACAATAAAATGGGTGAGGAGATTTTGATCTTACCGGAGTCCGCTATTCGCGAAGACGTGATGACTATCCCTGGAACGGACGGCCAAAAGATGAGCAAATCTTATGGAAACATTATTGATGTCTTTTTGCCTCCAAAGCAATTGAAAAAGCAAGTGATGAGCATCGAGACCGACAGCACACCTTTGGAAGAACCAAAAGATCCGGACACCTGCAACGTATTTGCATTGTATAAAATAATAGGCACCGAAGATCAAGTTGCAGAAATGCGTGCTAACTACCTTGGCGGAAATTACGGTTACGGTCACGCCAAATTAGCTTTGCTAAACCTCATTACTGAAAAGTATGCCCCGCAAAGAGAGAAGTTTAGCCACTACATGGAAAACACGCACCTGATAGAAGAACAACTTCAAAAAGGAGCGGAAAAAGCCAGACCTATTGCGAGGGAAGTTTTGGGGAGAGTGAGGAGTAAGTTGGGGTTTTAG
- the frr gene encoding ribosome recycling factor, with product MEEIDIILETAKEQMQASIKHLEKELLKIRAGRANPAMLSSVKVDYYGSQTPLAQVSNISTPDARTLQVQPWEKGLIADIEKAILNSNLGLNPQNNGEVVMINIPALTEERRKDLAKQAKAEAEHARVGIRNARKEANDEIKAIDGISEDFQKDGEARVQAITDSFVKKIDEVYEKKEAEIMHV from the coding sequence ATGGAGGAAATTGATATTATTTTAGAAACTGCCAAGGAGCAAATGCAGGCTTCTATTAAGCATTTGGAAAAAGAATTGCTGAAAATTAGAGCCGGACGAGCCAATCCTGCTATGCTCAGTAGCGTGAAGGTAGACTATTACGGAAGTCAAACACCTTTGGCTCAGGTTTCAAATATTAGCACTCCTGACGCTCGTACTTTGCAAGTGCAGCCATGGGAAAAAGGTTTGATAGCTGATATTGAAAAGGCGATTCTTAACAGTAACCTTGGACTAAACCCTCAGAATAATGGAGAGGTGGTGATGATCAATATTCCTGCACTTACTGAGGAGCGTAGAAAGGATTTGGCAAAACAGGCAAAAGCCGAAGCTGAGCACGCAAGAGTTGGTATCAGAAATGCACGTAAGGAAGCCAATGACGAAATAAAAGCGATTGACGGCATTTCAGAAGATTTTCAAAAGGATGGTGAAGCTCGCGTTCAAGCGATTACTGATTCTTTTGTAAAGAAAATTGATGAAGTGTATGAAAAGAAGGAAGCGGAAATAATGCACGTATAG
- the gatC gene encoding Asp-tRNA(Asn)/Glu-tRNA(Gln) amidotransferase subunit GatC, with protein MNIDKNTVEKLAHLSRLEFSEEEKETMVQDMDKILAFVDKISELDLENVKPLVYLTEEENVMRKDEVITQVTKDEALKNAPDKDTDYFRVPKVLQRKED; from the coding sequence ATGAACATCGATAAGAATACTGTAGAAAAATTAGCTCACCTGTCACGTCTTGAATTTTCGGAAGAAGAGAAAGAAACGATGGTGCAGGATATGGACAAGATTCTTGCCTTTGTAGACAAAATCAGTGAGCTGGATCTGGAAAATGTAAAACCGCTGGTTTACCTTACGGAAGAGGAAAACGTGATGCGAAAAGATGAGGTAATCACTCAGGTGACTAAAGATGAGGCTTTGAAAAATGCTCCAGATAAAGACACTGATTATTTCCGTGTGCCAAAGGTGCTTCAGCGCAAAGAAGACTAA
- a CDS encoding outer membrane beta-barrel protein, translating into MHRFLFLFAFLICTIKPVVAQSHFSVDAQYVQGFQSHTLELFHIPVDQYFASGLNGHLYYEYHFAKPAINLRLGLGGQMMYFNGESGGEEFSGNSAKFEILLQGLYRFSEKWKAGLGVNLENNRDGDQFRAKSTDNFRYNALLDVHYNVSQRFSLLLRYSHVIYPNVDAYLLYNPAQRLSFGINYQITKP; encoded by the coding sequence ATGCATCGTTTTCTTTTTCTGTTTGCCTTTTTGATTTGCACCATAAAACCTGTGGTGGCTCAAAGTCATTTTTCGGTGGACGCCCAATATGTTCAGGGATTTCAATCACACACACTAGAGCTTTTTCATATTCCCGTTGATCAATACTTTGCCTCTGGACTCAATGGGCACTTATATTATGAGTACCATTTCGCAAAACCTGCTATTAACCTCCGCTTGGGCCTTGGCGGCCAAATGATGTATTTCAATGGAGAATCAGGTGGTGAGGAGTTTAGCGGCAATTCGGCAAAGTTTGAAATCTTGCTACAGGGTCTTTATAGGTTTAGTGAAAAATGGAAAGCTGGTTTAGGAGTTAACCTTGAAAATAACAGGGATGGTGACCAATTTCGCGCTAAAAGCACAGACAACTTTAGATACAATGCCCTGCTGGATGTACATTATAATGTTAGTCAACGCTTCTCGCTACTACTCAGATATAGCCATGTGATTTATCCGAATGTGGATGCTTACTTGCTTTACAATCCGGCTCAGAGGTTGAGCTTTGGTATAAACTATCAAATCACTAAGCCATGA
- the rsmI gene encoding 16S rRNA (cytidine(1402)-2'-O)-methyltransferase: MSGKLYIVPTPIGNLKDITLRALEVLKEVDVILAEDTRTSGKLMNHYSISTSLRPYHMHNEHKTLEGLVKELRAGRIMAIITDAGTPAISDPGFLLVREAIGEDIPVETLPGATAFVPALVNSGLPAHSFTFEGFIPVKKGRQTKFTELADETRTMIFYESPYRIAKTLGEMAKYWGADRQASVSREITKKFEETLRGTVTELEDHFKKNSPKGEFVICVSGKE, from the coding sequence ATGAGCGGCAAACTATACATCGTACCCACACCAATTGGTAACCTTAAGGACATCACTCTTCGTGCGTTAGAAGTATTGAAAGAAGTAGATGTGATTTTAGCAGAGGATACCCGCACCAGCGGAAAGCTGATGAATCATTACAGCATCAGCACTTCGCTGCGTCCGTACCATATGCATAATGAGCACAAAACTCTGGAGGGTCTTGTCAAGGAATTGCGAGCCGGCCGCATCATGGCGATAATTACCGATGCCGGTACTCCTGCTATTTCTGACCCTGGTTTTCTATTGGTGAGAGAAGCTATTGGTGAAGATATTCCGGTAGAAACCTTGCCTGGAGCTACGGCTTTTGTGCCTGCTTTGGTAAACTCAGGATTGCCGGCTCACAGCTTCACTTTTGAAGGATTTATTCCTGTAAAGAAGGGCCGCCAAACAAAATTCACCGAACTAGCGGATGAAACCCGAACCATGATTTTTTACGAATCGCCTTACCGCATTGCTAAAACTTTGGGCGAAATGGCAAAATACTGGGGAGCTGATAGACAAGCTTCTGTTTCTCGTGAGATAACCAAAAAGTTTGAGGAAACCCTCCGCGGCACGGTGACAGAATTGGAAGATCACTTCAAAAAAAATTCCCCAAAAGGGGAATTCGTAATATGTGTAAGTGGAAAGGAATAG
- the pyrH gene encoding UMP kinase, with amino-acid sequence MKYNRILLKLSGEALMGDQEFGINGERLLEYANEIKQVVELGVQVAVVVGGGNIFRGLAGASEGMDRVQADHMGMLATMINGLALQSALEESGVKTRLQSAIEMDKIAEPFIRRRATRHLEKNRVVIFGGGTGNPYFTTDTAATLRAIEIDADVILKGTRVDGIYTADPEKDSTATKYDTLSFKEVYEKGLNVMDMTAFTLSKENKLPILVFDMNTPGNLTKVVKGDVVGTLVQN; translated from the coding sequence ATGAAGTACAATAGAATACTCCTAAAACTTAGCGGTGAAGCCCTAATGGGTGATCAAGAGTTTGGTATAAATGGCGAAAGACTGCTTGAGTATGCCAATGAAATCAAACAAGTAGTGGAGCTTGGTGTACAAGTGGCCGTAGTTGTTGGTGGTGGTAATATTTTTCGTGGCCTGGCAGGTGCTAGCGAAGGTATGGACCGCGTGCAAGCCGACCACATGGGAATGTTGGCAACCATGATTAATGGCCTGGCTTTGCAGTCAGCTTTGGAAGAAAGCGGTGTGAAAACCAGACTTCAAAGTGCCATAGAGATGGACAAAATTGCTGAGCCCTTCATCAGAAGGAGAGCAACTCGCCACCTTGAAAAGAACAGAGTAGTTATTTTTGGAGGAGGTACCGGTAATCCATATTTTACCACAGATACTGCTGCAACTCTAAGAGCCATCGAAATTGATGCAGACGTAATTTTGAAAGGAACACGTGTAGATGGAATTTACACAGCTGACCCTGAAAAAGATTCAACTGCTACAAAATACGACACACTATCTTTTAAAGAAGTGTATGAAAAAGGCCTGAATGTAATGGATATGACGGCTTTTACTTTGAGTAAAGAAAACAAATTGCCAATTTTGGTATTTGACATGAACACCCCGGGCAACCTTACCAAGGTGGTGAAAGGTGATGTAGTGGGTACTTTAGTTCAGAATTAA
- a CDS encoding Pycsar system effector family protein has protein sequence MDNISTSKLNTTVLTKVQLHSMECIIENATRVVYHDVRFAKRLIAHINTITADEEIGEDDLQILSICAWLYTTLFGNIRTGSKNKNQLFDESSIYIDEHYPKLLDSFGMDKIDSVRIINLVKAAIKTEVPHNRLSGIFTDAVVMDLTGDQAMDRLKKLYEEAVLGDVNLSLSKFYDLMIGYLSPYNANTEYGKAHIQPAALELIHKLEKEKRKLSQKKNIILKKQLEISEDELKELRKNLVGVKGRDVRGIQTLFRTTSRNHYTLNQMVDRKASIMITVNAIILSVVIGGLLRSTGDTLLGILPMAILSIASLFSIIFAILSITPNRTQGEFTVDDIRNKKGNLLYFGNFHNMEFRDYEWGMLQKLSDSNFLYSSMIRDLYYLGKTLQKKYTLIRISLQFFVIGLVSSFVLFMISRLVVFY, from the coding sequence ATGGACAATATTTCTACCAGCAAACTAAATACCACTGTTCTTACCAAAGTTCAACTTCACTCCATGGAGTGTATTATTGAAAATGCTACTCGTGTGGTGTACCACGATGTGCGCTTTGCCAAAAGGCTGATTGCCCACATAAATACTATTACGGCTGACGAGGAAATAGGTGAAGATGATCTTCAAATCCTTTCAATTTGTGCTTGGCTGTATACCACCCTATTTGGTAATATTAGAACAGGATCAAAAAATAAGAATCAGCTCTTTGACGAATCTTCTATATATATAGATGAGCACTACCCTAAATTGCTCGACAGTTTCGGAATGGACAAAATTGATAGTGTAAGAATTATTAATCTAGTAAAAGCTGCCATAAAAACTGAAGTACCTCATAATCGGCTGAGCGGCATTTTTACTGATGCCGTGGTAATGGATCTTACTGGAGATCAAGCCATGGATCGTTTAAAGAAGCTGTATGAAGAAGCGGTACTTGGTGATGTGAACCTTAGCTTAAGCAAGTTTTATGATTTGATGATTGGTTATTTGAGCCCATATAATGCCAATACAGAATATGGTAAAGCTCACATTCAACCTGCTGCACTGGAACTCATTCACAAGCTGGAAAAGGAAAAGAGAAAGCTCTCTCAGAAGAAAAATATCATCCTGAAAAAGCAGCTAGAGATTTCAGAAGATGAATTGAAAGAACTTCGTAAAAACCTGGTTGGTGTAAAAGGAAGAGACGTTCGTGGAATTCAAACCTTATTTAGAACCACCTCGCGAAATCACTACACACTAAACCAAATGGTAGACCGCAAAGCCAGCATTATGATTACGGTAAATGCTATTATTCTTTCGGTAGTAATTGGTGGCTTGCTTCGATCCACAGGAGACACCTTACTAGGCATTCTGCCCATGGCTATTTTGTCTATCGCCTCTCTGTTTTCTATCATTTTCGCTATCCTTTCCATTACGCCCAATCGCACACAGGGCGAGTTTACAGTAGATGATATTCGAAACAAAAAAGGAAACCTATTATACTTCGGCAACTTTCACAATATGGAATTTAGAGACTATGAATGGGGAATGTTGCAAAAGCTCAGCGATAGTAATTTTCTGTACAGCTCCATGATTCGTGACCTTTACTATTTGGGCAAAACCCTGCAGAAAAAATATACACTCATCCGTATTTCCCTTCAGTTCTTTGTGATTGGCCTAGTAAGCTCCTTCGTTCTATTTATGATAAGTCGCTTAGTTGTATTTTACTAA
- a CDS encoding DUF2490 domain-containing protein yields the protein MKKLLYTLFIVSPFLATSQTPTLTDGEVWFGASYKLKFENKLEVQLEEQVRIHNNLDQIKKTFTELSIGYEVFKDFEVGFKYRFSIFPNSFAENAIDRSNFNTSRISLDASYEFDKKNFPLSLEVRTRFQDAKEHYTDQKITFWRNKFSLEWEASKNITPFVEYESFFRLNKKNEFRQDRYTAGVEWRINKEMDLSTFYRVDMETNKKLNGRQNIVGIMFSYSMDYKKKEKID from the coding sequence ATGAAAAAACTTCTCTACACCTTATTTATAGTCTCGCCCTTTTTGGCCACGAGCCAAACGCCAACTCTTACGGATGGTGAAGTTTGGTTTGGCGCCAGCTATAAGCTAAAGTTTGAAAACAAGCTAGAAGTACAGCTTGAGGAGCAGGTTCGAATTCACAATAATCTTGATCAAATAAAAAAGACTTTTACCGAATTAAGCATTGGGTATGAGGTTTTCAAAGATTTTGAAGTAGGCTTTAAATATCGTTTTAGCATTTTCCCCAATAGCTTTGCTGAAAATGCGATTGACAGATCCAACTTTAACACCAGCCGTATTTCACTTGACGCCAGCTACGAGTTTGACAAGAAAAATTTTCCGCTTTCGCTAGAAGTGCGTACTCGTTTTCAGGATGCGAAAGAGCATTACACAGATCAAAAAATCACCTTTTGGAGAAACAAGTTTTCACTAGAGTGGGAAGCTTCAAAAAACATAACTCCCTTTGTAGAGTATGAAAGTTTCTTTCGCCTTAATAAGAAAAATGAATTTCGCCAGGATAGATACACCGCAGGTGTAGAGTGGCGAATAAATAAAGAAATGGATCTTTCTACTTTTTACCGAGTGGATATGGAAACCAACAAAAAGCTAAACGGACGCCAAAACATTGTCGGCATCATGTTTTCGTATTCTATGGATTATAAAAAGAAGGAGAAGATAGATTAG